One Nitrososphaerales archaeon DNA window includes the following coding sequences:
- a CDS encoding rhodanese-like domain-containing protein has protein sequence MKSLTSENEHKMRTKKSPILLEPHELMVSIAKKRVRVVDVRKEEEYNEGHIPGSVCIPLSHVLNAESAEKVVGVFESAGIDDNIHVVVYDDTFGALAARVAWTLEYIGHENVSLLSVTYTTWKSMDLKIEKKKNVYKKAKHSLKINNNILATVDYVNSSLEQDGKVLLDSRERLNYLDHHIPRAVNIPWKSFSGENRILRSPAELKRMIENRGISDRQELITYCGSVGTLSGLAYYGLQLAGYRNVKLYAKSLKEWKSLGLPTQVVKDANYWDLSAG, from the coding sequence TTGAAGTCGTTGACAAGTGAAAACGAGCATAAAATGAGAACAAAAAAATCTCCAATTCTTCTTGAACCGCATGAACTAATGGTATCTATTGCTAAGAAACGCGTTAGAGTAGTTGATGTGAGGAAGGAAGAAGAGTACAACGAAGGGCATATACCAGGCTCAGTTTGTATACCTTTATCTCATGTACTAAATGCAGAGAGTGCAGAGAAGGTGGTAGGGGTCTTTGAAAGTGCTGGAATTGACGATAATATACACGTCGTGGTTTATGATGATACCTTCGGCGCACTGGCAGCAAGGGTTGCATGGACACTTGAATACATTGGACATGAAAACGTTTCACTGTTATCAGTCACATATACCACATGGAAGTCGATGGATCTAAAGATAGAGAAAAAGAAAAATGTCTACAAAAAGGCGAAACATTCGCTTAAGATAAACAACAATATCCTTGCCACTGTTGATTATGTAAACTCTTCATTGGAGCAAGATGGTAAGGTGCTGCTTGATTCTAGGGAAAGGTTAAACTATCTTGATCATCATATACCGAGGGCGGTGAACATACCTTGGAAATCCTTCTCTGGTGAGAATAGAATACTTAGATCCCCAGCAGAATTGAAAAGAATGATAGAGAACCGTGGTATCTCTGACAGACAGGAGCTGATAACGTACTGTGGTAGTGTTGGTACCTTGTCAGGGCTCGCATACTATGGACTGCAGCTTGCTGGATACAGAAATGTAAAACTGTACGCAAAGTCGCTAAAGGAGTGGAAATCCCTAGGTCTACCAACACAAGTAGTAAAGGACGCAAACTACTGGGATCTCTCTGCTGGATAA